From the Tripterygium wilfordii isolate XIE 37 chromosome 6, ASM1340144v1, whole genome shotgun sequence genome, one window contains:
- the LOC119999330 gene encoding ethylene-responsive transcription factor ESR2-like, giving the protein MEEAFRRLNGMSPHVHEPEPIIPDHMLKKSTTTTSTNKRPLKESGTTAGTMRYRGVRRRPWGRYAAEIRDPQSKERRWLGTFDTAEEAACAYDCAARAMRGLKARTNFVYATPADHDYNMYKPSQPSIGAFTNSSSSRPPFSSHPPNWASPYSHPHTYAPPQRNITASSSPLNMVLLRDVPPTDGNFSRGSLVNSVTPHVCGPTYTSHGGVRNINLTANTPQTDFLDFFSQEPSHSGLLQEVVQGYLPKTDTSKGMSTSSVEEFVNPSNSKFYMKNESCFGGFLDNQVEQVQLGNFTEVLHGSQALPYGYNDQLPLMKLDHLGQDSVFNDIIQYPELFSTAFAARLQNA; this is encoded by the coding sequence ATGGAGGAAGCTTTTAGGAGGCTGAATGGTATGTCTCCCCATGTTCATGAGCCAGAACCCATCATACCAGATCATATGTTGAAAAAGTCCACCACCACTACAAGCACAAACAAGAGGCCACTGAAGGAGAGCGGTACCACGGCTGGGACTATGAGGTACCGTGGGGTCCGCAGGAGGCCTTGGGGACGATATGCAGCTGAGATAAGGGACCCACAGTCCAAGGAGAGGCGCTGGCTCGGAACCTTCGACACTGCTGAGGAGGCGGCTTGCGCCTATGACTGTGCTGCTCGTGCCATGCGCGGTCTCAAGGCCCGTACCAACTTCGTTTACGCCACTCCTGCTGATCACGATTACAACATGTACAAGCCATCTCAGCCGTCCATTGGAGCCTTCACCAACTCATCATCATCTCGTCCTCCGTTCAGCTCCCATCCCCCAAACTGGGCGTCTCCTTACTCACACCCCCATACATATGCTCCGCCGCAGAGGAATATTACCgcctcttcttctcctcttaaCATGGTTTTGCTCCGTGACGTGCCCCCAACAGATGGGAATTTCTCGAGGGGTTCGTTGGTAAATAGCGTCACACCTCATGTGTGTGGGCCTACTTACACTTCTCATGGTGGGGTCAGGAATATCAACCTCACCGCAAACACTCCTCAAACTGACTTCTTGGATTTCTTTTCACAAGAACCCTCTCATTCTGGTTTGCTCCAAGAGGTAGTTCAAGGCTATTTGCCAAAGACTGATACTTCAAAAGGGATGAGTACTAGTAGTGTAGAAGAATTTGTTAATCCTTCCAACTCTAAATTTTACATGAAGAATGAGTCGTGTTTTGGTGGTTTTCTTGATAACCAAGTTGAGCAAGTACAGCTTGGTAATTTCACAGAAGTACTCCATGGCTCACAGGCGTTGCCATATGGTTACAACGATCAGCTGCCATTGATGAAGCTCGATCACTTGGGCCAGGACTCCGTTTTTAATGATATTATTCAGTACCCAGAACTATTCTCTACCGCTTTTGCTGCTAGGCTCCAGAATGCTTAG
- the LOC120000381 gene encoding plant intracellular Ras-group-related LRR protein 3 produces the protein MDPDSNSDPNPEANDLPILSYLLSQLDSSNHATLSPQLQQSLFSRYPHLTNPKVVASIAEFLPISVSQTHSHLLALGPRPDPDAVSAARSKIDQAEEVQGTSSETGIYKAILRLEELHQEYQRQLKEAEEKLDGAYRSVVRDLENDSEVNEEIISVLKEAESGAMERVELAGRQLRFLPEAFGRIRGLVVLNLSRNQLEVLPDSIAGLKQLEELDVSSNFLGSLPDSIGLLLSLKVLNVSGNKLKSLPESIAGCRSLVELDASFNNLVCLPSNIGFGLPNLERLSIQLNKIPLLPPSICEMRSLRFLDVHFNELRGLPRAIGRLTNVEVLNLSSNFNDFKELPETISDLINLRELDLSNNQIRGLPDSFGRLEKLTKLNLDENPLVIPPLEIVNRGVEAVREFMVKRWHDIVAEEQQRSMVETNMQQGQTGWLAWGSSLVNDFVSGVSQSATGLLGGGKAPRDPYLDQQL, from the exons ATGGATCCAGATTCGAATTCGGACCCTAACCCGGAAGCGAACGACCTGCCTATTCTCTCCTATCTCTTATCGCAGCTCGACTCCAGCAATCACGCAACTCTCTCTCCTCAACTCCAACAATCACTATTTTCCCGGTATCCCCACTTGACCAATCCAAAAGTGGTTGCTTCGATAGCCGAATTCCTCCCGATTTCGGTGTCTCAAACCCATTCCCACCTCCTCGCACTCGGGCCCCGACCCGATCCAGATGCCGTCTCTGCTGCCCGATCGAAGATCGACCAGGCTGAAGAAGTGCAAGGGACGTCCAGTGAGACTGGGATATATAAAGCAATCTTGAGATTAGAGGAGCTGCACCAGGAGTACCAGAGGCAGTTGAAGGAAGCGGAGGAGAAGCTCGATGGAGCTTATAGGTCGGTCGTGCGGGATCTGGAAAATGATAGTGAAGTGAACGAGGAGATAATTTCGGTCCTGAAGGAGGCAGAGAGCGGGGCCATGGAGAGGGTGGAGCTCGCTGGGAGGCAGTTGCGATTTCTTCCTGAGGCCTTTGGGAGGATTCGTGGTTTGGTGGTTCTCAATCTCTCTCGTAATCAATTAGAG GTCCTTCCTGATTCAATCGCTGGACTAAAGCAACTTGAGGAGCTTGatgtttcttcaaattttttggGATCCCTTCCAGACTCTATAGGATTGTTGCTGAGCCTTAAAGTCCTCAATGTTTCCGGAAACAAATTAAAGTCTCTGCCTGAAAGCATTGCTGGTTGCAG ATCATTGGTAGAATTGGATGCAAGCTTTAACAACTTGGTGTGTTTGCCATCTAATATCGGTTTTGGTCTGCCAAATCTGGAAAGGCTCTCCATCCAGCTGAATAAGATCCCACTCCTTCCACCATCTATATGTGAAATGAGGTCTTTGAGATTTTTAGATGTTCATTTTAATGAGCTTCGAGGTCTGCCACGTGCAATAGGGCGATTGACAAATGTTGAGGTATTGAACCTGAGCAGCAACTTCAACGACTTCAAAGAGCTACCAGAAACAATTAGTGACCTAATTAACCTAAGGGAGCTCGATCTCAGCAACAACCAGATCCGAGGTCTTCCAGACTCATTTGGTAGGCTTGAAAAACTAACAAAACTCAACTTGGATGAGAATCCTCTTGTAATTCCTCCATTGGAGATAGTGAACAGAGGAGTTGAGGCCGTCAGGGAGTTCATGGTAAAAAGGTGGCATGATATTGTAGCTGAAGAACAACAAAGGAGCATGGTTGAGACAAACATGCAACAAGGTCAGACTGGGTGGCTGGCGTGGGGCTCCTCGCTGGTGAATGACTTTGTTTCTGGGGTTTCTCAAAGTGCTACAGGACTTCTCGGAGGAGGAAAAGCCCCTAGGGATCCATATCTGGATCAGCAGCTGTAA
- the LOC120000382 gene encoding uncharacterized protein LOC120000382 — translation MLKSMKPTTMKFLCSYGGKILPRYPDGKLRYLGGETRVLAVDRLISFSELLLKLGVLCGTSVSLRCQLPTEDLDALVSITSDEDLANLIEEYDLASPPPSSLKIKAFLSLPKKTSPPPSSASSSSSSNSSMYCSGSISRSSMPANDRCYHQIRKPVGLSVKSAGKRPHYTYHAHGNPSQIYLIHNGNHCQ, via the exons ATGCTCAAATCCATGAAGCCAACAACCATGAAGTTCCTCTGCAGCTACGGTGGCAAGATCCTTCCCCGTTATCCCGATGGCAAACTCCGTTATCTTGGCGGTGAAACCCGTGTCCTCGCCGTGGACCGCTTGATCTCTTTCTCTG AGCTATTGTTGAAGCTCGGCGTGTTGTGTGGCACATCAGTGAGTCTGCGATGTCAGTTGCCAACGGAGGATCTAGACGCTCTGGTGTCGATTACCTCCGATGAGGATCTTGCCAATCTCATCGAGGAATACGATCTAGCATCGCCACCGCCTTCTTCTCTAAAGATCAAGGCCTTCCTTTCGCTGCCTAAAAAaacctctcctcctccttcatcgGCTTCATCCTCGTCCTCCTCCAACTCATCTATGTATTGTAGTGGTTCAATTTCAAGATCTTCGATGCCGGCGAATGACCGGTGCTATCACCAGATCCGGAAGCCGGTTGGACTTTCAGTGAAATCTGCTGGGAAGAGGCCTCACTATACCTACCATGCTCATGGAAACCCTAGCCAAATCTACCTAATCCACAACGGGAACCATTGCCAATAG